The Papaver somniferum cultivar HN1 unplaced genomic scaffold, ASM357369v1 unplaced-scaffold_3866, whole genome shotgun sequence genome segment AGTTCTTCGGCAATGGCAGTTTTTTGGTGACAAAGGGTTGTTTAATAGTCCGTCAAGCATTGTAGAAGGAAAGCTAATTTCCTGTTTTGAAATGAAACAATAGTGACAACAAACATACTACTTTATTTTCATGTATAAATCATTTGATATCTTTTGATTTTGATATACATGCTACTTATTTTATGACTTACTTGTTCATTTATGTAATCATCAGATGGGGTACTTCCAAAAAAAAGAATAACGTTACAGTTAAATATTGAACACAAATATTAAATTAGATtgcattattattatttaaacAACGGGTACTAACATTAGCCATGAATAGCATTGGCCATTAAATAAAAACATTAAACCCTGACCAACATTAGCCTGCAACATTAACTATCCTGACTCTGACTGCAGATGTTAAAGGTGCAACTGAATATGGGATCGGGGGAATCGGATCACCCCTGCGGATCCGGTACATTATGAAAGCCAGAAATATAGACCCAACAATGACTGCGAAGACAACCGAACAAGCTATGATGAAACCGGGGGCCGTCTTAACGGTGTGGTCGTCTTTATTCTCTTCGCCGTGCTTTTCCTCTCGTCTTGGTTTGGGCTGGGTTGGAGATTTGGGAGGTGGAGGATTTGCTGGTACACTAAGAACCCTGATATCTACTTTCTGTCCACAGCAGCAGTGGAAACTGGATATAAAGAAAAGGTGACTGACAGCGGTAAGAGGAATAATGACACTTCCAGAGGTGTCGTAAACATTCATAGCCGACGACCCATCACAGTTTCTAAAACTGGTAAGATTGACTTCGACCAGATTATTCAGTCTTGCGTCGAAATCGAAAACTGCACGCAAATATATAATTTTGTTTAGTACGATAATTCATTTCATCATGTATGAAAAAAAGAAAGTAGAGATAAAGAAGCAAACAGACCTATGTAGTCACCAACATAAAATGTCCTGCTAGCAGCCCAGCGAGTGTAGTACTTGACATTGGGAATCTGGTTTGTCCATCCTATGGAATCCCCTACACGATAGACTTCAGCACTTGA includes the following:
- the LOC113342378 gene encoding cucumber peeling cupredoxin-like, translated to MDSISVRFFIIGLLLLAVSALSGSSAEVYRVGDSIGWTNQIPNVKYYTRWAASRTFYVGDYIVFDFDARLNNLVEVNLTSFRNCDGSSAMNVYDTSGSVIIPLTAVSHLFFISSFHCCCGQKVDIRVLSVPANPPPPKSPTQPKPRREEKHGEENKDDHTVKTAPGFIIACSVVFAVIVGSIFLAFIMYRIRRGDPIPPIPYSVAPLTSAVRVRIVNVAG